CGTAATGATGGGCAAGCCTTATCGATTGAGCATTCGTTCTGGCGATGAAATCATCATGGAAGTGGCGGATTACTGGTCCAGCCCACGTGCCCGCTCCAGGAAACAGTTATTTGCTGAGTACCTCGGTAATTGACAATATTCCCTCTGAGCTCTGGAAATAAGCAGGAGGTAGATAAAGCGTTGCCTTTAGGTTACTTATTGCTATTGAGCTATTCGTTTGCATCAATAAAGCAGCAAAATTTGCTTTATTCGACACTTCATTTTCTATCCGCTCATCCATAATGTGAATAAGCTTAGACGCTCCTTGTCTTTATGCTGCAATTATTCACGGATGGATATCTGAATGACCGTACCGCCAAAGAACTCACTGGACCCGGATGACTGGCAGGCCCTGCGTGCGCAGGGACATCGCATGCTGGACGATATCCTTGATTACGCAGAACACATACGCGAGCGCCCTGTGTGGCAAGTGATACCGGATGAAGTGCGCGCAAAGTTCCAGTCGGGTTTGCCAATTGCGCCTGCTGAGCTCGGTGAAGTGCATCAACAATTCATGAAAAATATCTTGCCGTATTCGGTAGGCAATAGCCATCCTGGCTTCATGGGCTGGGTGCAGGGAGGGGGCAGCCCCGTGGGTACATTGGCAGAAATGCTGGCAGCGGGACTGAACGCCAATCTGGGTGGGCGTGATCATATACCGATAGAGGTCGAGCGTCAGATAACGCGCTGGGTCAGCGAGCTATTTCATTTTCCGGATACTGCCAGCGGCCTGTTTGTTACTGGCACGTCGATGGCTAACTTCATTGCCGTACTGGTAGCGCGGGCGCGCACTCTGGGTGCAGAGGTAAGGCATCAAGGGCTCACGGCTTTTCCTGAACGGCTGGTGGCTTATACTTCAGCCGGTGCGCATGGTTGCGTTGCCCAGGCCATGGATATGGCCGGGATAGGAAGAAATGCCTTGCGCATGATCCCCATGAACGGCAACTTCCAGATGGATGTCGGGGCATTGCAGGCAGCAATTGTGGCAGACCGCGCGGCGGGATTGACGCCATTCATGCTGGTAGGTACTGCCGGTTCAGTGGATGTTGGTGCGATTGATGATTTGCAGACCCTGGCGGATGTTGCCAGCACTGAAAAATTATGGTTCCATATTGATGGTGCATTTGGTGCGCTGGGTATGCTATCTCCCTTTATTGCTGCACGCCTTGTTGGCATAGAACGGGCTGATTCGATTGCCTTTGATTTTCATAAGTGGTTGCAAGTACCTTATGACGCCGGCTTTATTCTGGTGCGTGACAGCGATGCCCATTATGCGACCTTTGCCACGCCAGCCAGTTATTTGCGGCGCGAGAGTAAAGGCCTGGCAGGCGGCTCACCCTGGCCCTGTGATTTTGGCCCTGATTTGTCACGCGGCTTCAGGGCGCTTAAAACCTGGTTCACTTTGCAGGTATATGGTGCGGAGCGCCTGGGCCAGATGATTGCCCACACTTGCGAGCTGGGGCAGTATCTTAAAGCCAGTATCCTGGCGTATCCAAGATTTGAATTGATGGCACCGGTCGCCTTGAATATCGTCTGTTTCCGCTACCTTGTTGATGGCCTCAGTGATGAAGCCCTTGATGCACTTAATGCCCGTATCGTGATGGCCTTGCAAGAGTCAGGCATAGCGGCACCATCCACCACCATCATCAACAAGCGGCTTGCCATACGTGCGGCAATCGTCAATCACAGAACTACCTCTGCCGATATAGACGCTTTGCTTAATGCAACTCTCGCCATAGGCGAGCAAATTCATACTTCCCGTGATTGAGAATATGACCAACATCGACGAATCCCTTGTTGCAGAAAACAAGCCAGCGCAAAGTAAATTGATAGGCCTGGCACCTCTGATGCGCATTGCTTTTTCCGGTGGCGATTTAAAACCCCTGGGTAAAGAATTGATCGCCTATGCAGAAAAACATCCGCATGACGCGCATGCACTCATGAACCTGGCAACGGTATTAATCTTGCTCGGTCATCGTGATGCGGCTTTGTCCACCCAGATGGAGGCATTGCGCCTGCAGCCGCTGTATTCTGTCCCCACGACCCGCGAACCCACCTTGCGCCTGCTGGCACTCATGACAGACGGTGACCTGATGGCCAATACCCCGCTCGAATTTTTGGTCGAAGATTCCGACATCGCACTTGATTTATTATATGTAGGCGCAGGCATACCTGCAGTGGAACAGTTGCCACCACATGATGTTATGTTTGTTGCCGTGGGTGAGGCAGATGACAAAAACAGTCTGCTGCTTGACCTGCAAGAGATTATCCAGACCTGGCCCACGCCAGTGTTAAACGCACCTGAACGCATTACCCACCTGGGCCGCGACCGCGCCTGCGCCTTGCTGCAGGACGCGCCGGGTGTCGCCATGCCAACGTCAGCCCGTATCAGCCGTCAAACGCTGGAGCAGATAGGTAGTGGCGAGGTGGCTGTCAGCAGTATTTTGGGTGGCGATGATTTTCCCATTATAGCCCGCCCCTTGGGCTCACATGCGGGCCACGGTTTGCGCAAAGTATTGTCGGCTGAAGATGTGCCCGATTACCTGCAAGCCGTACCTAGTGAAGAATTTTATATCGCCCGCTTTGTCGATTACCGCACTCTTGCAGATGGTCAGTTCAGGAAGTACCGCATTATCCTGATCGATGGCAAACCCTTTATCTCACATATGGGTATTTCAAAACACTGGATGATCCATTACCTGAACGCAGGCATGACAGACAGTGCAGAAAAACGGGATGAAGAAGCACGCTTCATGCAGAGCTTTGATGAAGATTTCGTGCCCCGGCATGCAACAGCATTTGCAGAAATATTCAAACGCCTGGACCTTGATTATGTCGGCATAGACTGTGGCGAGACCCAGGACGGCAAGCTGCTGATTTTTGAAGTCGATAGCGACATGATTGTGCATGCGATGGACCCGGTCGATATGTTCCCCTACAAGCAGGAGCCGATGAAAAAATTATTTGCCGCATTCAGGGATTTGCTGATCAAGACAGCCAGAATGTCGCCAGCCTATCAAGGCTAGCCTATACCGGATTGCACAAGTCCATGCCTAACCATGTCAAATAAAACTCATACCGCATTCCCATCGTTCGATCAGCTTTTGACAGGCGGTGGCGATGCGCGTATCGCTTTAGACGATGATGGCTATAATAAATACGGCTGCGGCATAGTGCCAGACAGCTTGTCGCTGGCCTTTGGCTCTGCGACGGCATCAACAATCTCTGCCACTGCACGCGCTGCTGCTAACGCTGTCTATCAAAAACTGGCAGCCGTCAATGATCGTGCGGACTATTATCTGCTGGCAGAAAACGAACAGGAAATTGTCAGGCAAGAGTTAAGGCAATTATGTGGATTAACAGAAAACCTGGAGTCTACCGACCTGGCAGCGACTGATGTCGTCTTCGCCGCCTCAGGTACCGACCTGCATTTGATTGCAGCGCAAATGCTCGCCTTGTCATCACAAGCCGGTCATCCTGCCTTGCCCATGCTGGTGATCATGGTTGAGCCAGGTGAAACAGGCAGCTCGGTACCAGCCGCTTTAAGCGGGCAGCATTTCAGCAACCGTTCTGCTCTTGATGTCTCCGTCACAGCAGGCGAAACTATTCCTGGCAGCATACCCACAGAATTGCGCACGGTAAGCATCCGGGATAGTGATGGCAGTGCGCGCAATTTGCAAGATGTTGATACAGAGGTGAGAGCATTGACAGAGACGGCAATTGCCCAGCACAGGCAGGTTATGCTGGTGCTGGCAGATGTCAGCAAGACGGGCATGATTGCACCTGCTATTGATGTCGCCACAGGTTTAAGCAAGCAGTATCGCCACAATTTTCATGTCATGGTAGATGCTTGCCAGTTCCGCATTTCCAATGCCAGCCTGCATGCCTATTTGCAGCAAGGCTTTCTGGTTGCAGTTACTGGCTCCAAATTTTTAAGTGGCCCCAGCTTTTCTGGTGCATTGTTTATTCCTGCTCCCGTAGCAAAAAAACTGAAATCATTGAGATTGCCGCTGGCTTTGCAAGCATATTCCAGCCGTGCTGACTGGCCGCGTGACTGGGCAGGAGCAGACAAGCTGGGCAGGCAAGTCAATGCAGGTTTGCTACTGCGCTGGGTGGCAGCGCTCGCTGAATTACGTGCATTCCGGCAACTGCCGGAAACTGCCATCCATCGTTTTGTCCTGCAATTTGCACATGCCATCCAGTCATATTTTAAGCATAGCGCTCATCTGGCTTTGCTGCCCATCGTCACTCCTGAGCGCGGTGCTTTGCATGAAAATGTGTCCTGGGACCAGTTACCGAGCATCTTCTCTTTTTTAATCAGGGACGCCAGTGGCCAGCATTTTCTTAATCGTGAGCAAACCATGCTGGTCTACAGGCGCTTGCAAAAAGAAAAACACATGCAGTTAGGGCAACCAGTGCTGTGCGGCGTGCGCCAGCAAACGCCCGTTAGTGCACTCCGCCTCTGTCTCAGTGCACGACTGATAGTCAGCGCAATTGACGGAGAGGGTGATGGCGCGCAGAAAGTTATCGAAGATGCATTGCTGGTGCTGGATACTGCAGCACAATTGGCAGCGCAGTTTGAACATGTCTAGCGGTGTTGCACCGGGCTGCCGTATCCGCAGTATCATATTGCTTTATGCCGTATAGTGCTTTTAGGCTTTGCTACAATGAATACCTTACTGATTATCGATATGCAAAATGCTTGGTTACATGGTCAAACCCGGCGTTTTGACAAGGTAAACGTCATCAAGCGCATACAGCGCGCAGTAGAGCATACCCGTGAGCATGGTGGCCAAGTGATTTTTGTGCGTCATGCCAATGACGAAGCGCTGGTTGGTTCTGCAGGGTGGGAAGTCATACCGGAACTGCCATTTGCACCTGGCGATGTTTTCGTCGATAAAACTGCCTGTGATTCATTTGCTGGTACCGGCCTCTATACACATTTAAAAGTCACCGGGGCGCATACGCTGATTGTTTGTGGTTTGACGACAGAGTTTTGTGTAGATACGACAATCCGTGCTGCCGCATCGCATGGTTTTGATGTGATTGCCCTGTCTGATGCGCATACGACTGGCGACAGACCTCACATGAAAGCCGAAAAAATAGTCGAGCATCACAACTGGGTTTGGTCGAATATTGCGACTCCAGCAAATAGCCGCATTATGGTGCGCACTACGGCTGAAGTGTTTGGTCATCACTATTAAGCACGCTTAAGCACGCTCAAGACCGGGCGCACATACTATTTTGTGCACCCCAGTTCTTTCAGACTGGTTTCAGTGTCGCGCTTGTTATTGGCCTGTGTTTCCATGTCCTGTGCCGTTCCACCTGCTTTTTGAGCATTACGCAAGGCATTGATTTGCTTGCGTAGTTCGTCGCACTGCTTTTGCTTGCGGGCAGCTTCGGCAGGATCTGGCTTGCTGCTGTCTTTTGAGTTTTCACCAGTCACAGCCTTGCGCTCAGCGGCCTGATGGCGGCTGGCCTCATCTTCACTCGCGCGTGGACCAAATTTGCGCTCGGCTTCTTTTTCAGCCATACAATCACTTTCGATTTTCATGCGTACGTCATTGGCATTGCCTTTCATGGCATAGACATCGGCAACGATTCTGCGCTGCTCGGCAGTCTTGGCTTCAGACAGCATTCTGTCCTGCAATGCGCCGCCTTCCTTGTACCAGATCATTTTCTTCGCTTCTTCGCCACGGCGCACGCAATTGGCATCCAGGGGCAGTTTGTCCGAGGTAGAAGGGCTGGGGTTTTTCTTGATCATTTGGCCTTGCCCGCCATCGCAAGGCTTGTCCTGATAAGTGCTGCCACAACGATACAGGTTTTGCGCCTGGGCCTGCCCAGGCAAGCTGCTGCCAACGATGAGCAGGGCTTGCAGTGACTGGGTGATAGCGAGTGAAATAAAGAGAGCGGGGCGCATGCTGATTAACCAATGCATAGAGATAAAGATTCATTACTGTAGCATCCTGCCCGGCATAGTGGTGAGCTGTAGAGGCGGGGAGGCCCCTGATTTTTGTAAATTACGTAACATTCCTCGCTCAGTTTTTACAATGAGCATTTGAAATTTATTTAAATTACGATTGACATTTAAAAATATGACGATCATAATCTAATTGGCTTGATTGACTTCAAGTAGAGGAAGCAAGTTCTCGACGGCCTCGCTTGCAACGCAATTCAATCAAACTTATTTATCAAGAGGATTAATCATGGAACTCAAGAATACTGTCGCCTTCGTTACAGGTGCTAACCGCGGTTTAGGTCTGGCATTTGCCAAGGCCTTGCAGGATGCTGGCGTCAAAAAGGTTTATGCGGCGGCCAGGAACCCTGCGCAAATTACTTTGCCCGGTCTCCATCCCATACAACTGGATGTCACCGATCAACAGCAGGTGCTGGCAGCCGCACAGGCTTGTGGTGACGTGAACCTGCTCATCAACAATGCAGGCATTGCCCAGCCGTCACCATTTCTTGCCAGCGATAGCGTGGCTGCCATACGTACACAGTTCGACACCAATTTCTTTGGCATGCTGGCAATGAGCCAGGCTTTTGCCCCTGTGTTGAAAGCCAATGGTGGCGGTGCACTGGTCAATATGCTCTCGGTCCTGAGCTGGATTAATCTCGCTGGCATCAATGGTTACAGCGCATCCAAGGCCGCAGCCTGGTCATTGACCAACGGTTTGCGCAATGAATTGCGGGCTCAGGGTACGCTGGTAGTTGGCGTACATGCGGCCTTCATCGATACCGATATGACGCAACATGTAGCGATGCCAAAATCTACTCCACAGCAAGTCGCATTGCAGGTAGTGGAGGCAATAGCAGAGGACAGGGAAGAAGTGTTTGCCGATGAGATTACGCGCCAGGTCAAGCGGGCTCTGTCGCTGGACTCTGCCCCCTATCTGCGTGAGGGCGGACAATAAAATTCAGCGATGTGAATCAGCGCAGCAGTGCAATGAAAGCCTTTGCCGGGTTATGATGCAAAATTCCCAATCCGGTAAAAGGACGTGCTCGTGTCTGGACTTATCCGTAATTTCCTGACGGTCATACTGGCCCTGTTTGCTTGCTGCATAGTCCGCCGCCGTGCAACTGCAAATGCTACTGCAGGTGACCGTGTGACTTCGTATTTCTGGATCACGCCATGGGATACTGGCATCAGGACTTTGAAGAGTGAAAAATACTTCCAGTTCGCAGAATCAGCACAACTGGACTTTGTCATCAAAACCGCTTTGTTGCGCCCCATGCTGAGTAGCGGAACGGCTTTTGTCAATGTATCGCAACTGGCCAGTTTCATGAAACCCATGCAAATTTTCCAGAGAGTGCGGGTCGAGACGCGCATCATGCATGCAGATGAAAAATGTGCATATTTTTCACATGCATTCTACGCAGGTGATGCGCTACATGTTGAGCCACATGCTGAACTACTGGTCAAAATGAAATTCAAACGCGGGCGCTTAACGGTAAGCCCATTTGAATTGCTGGGCTTGCGTTTTGACGAGCCACCTGCGCAGCTCTTGGCCTGGGAGCAGGCGATGGCGGCAATGACATCAGTGCGAAACGCATCGCAATAAAATTACCGTCCGCCAGACACATCAACAAAACTGCCAGTGATATAAGAAGCCGCATCACTCAACAAAAAACTGATGGTAGATGCCACTTCTTCCGGTGCTCCACCGCGCAACATGGGTACATTGGTTTTCAGTCTTTCTACCCGGTTCGCCTCGCCTCCATCGGCGTGCATGGTGGTGTGTATCAACCCAGGCCGCACGCTGTTGACACGTATGCCTTCAGCCGCCACTTCTACCGACAAGCCCTTGGTCAGGGTATCTATGGCCCCCTTGGTCGCCGCATAATCAATGTATTCAAAAGCTGAACCAAGACGTGCCGCAGCTGAAGAGACATTGACGATGGCGCCGCCTTTGCCTCCGTGCCTGGTTGACATGCGTTTCACCGCTTCGCGGCAGCATAGAAAATAACTGGTGACATTGGTAGTGAGCAGGCGGTTGATGCGCTCTGCCGTCAAGTCTTCCAGGCGGCATTGCTGCATGAGTATGCCAGCATTATTGACCAGCGCATCGAGCTTGCCGAGCCGCGCATCTATTTCATTGAACAGGCGTACGACCTCTGTTTCAATGGCAACATCAGCTTGCAGGGCAATCGCCGTACCGCCTTGCGCCTCTATCTCTTGCACGACTTGCTGTGCCGCTTCATGATTGTGCAGGTAGTTGATGCAGACGACATAACCGGCAGCGGCCAGTTGCTTTGCCGTAGCGGCACCTATGCCGCGGCTACCACCTGTGACCAATGCTACTTTAGCGGTTTTTGTCATGACGACTCCTTCTTAAATTATCCATCAAGAACGCATAAAATATATCATCCAGCTATGGTAACCGGGATGAAAAATCTTCGCTGACAGAGTGGACTTAGAGCGGGAAAGGAGTTGGGAGGGGAGGTGGTGCGCATGACGCACCCTACTGAATCGCATCCCTTGCAGTTGCGAGGGATGCTGTGCGCTGTGGACAATTAACCTTTACTACGTGCTTCTATCACTTCCCATTTTTCCAGTGCTTCGAGTAATTGCTCGTCAATTTCAGCGTGGCGAGCATTCAAGAGATTGGCTTGCTCCGGGCCGTTTTTATACAGATTGGCATCGGCCAGTTTTTCGGTGATGGAAGCCTGCTCGGCTTCCAGAGAAGCGATCAGTTTGGGCAATTCTTCCAGTTCACGCTGCTCTTTGTAGCTGAGCTTTTTCGGCTTGGCTGCTGCCGGCGCACTCATGGTCGATACTGCTGCCACGCTTGGTTTTTGCTCGGTCTTCGCTGCTTTGGTAACCGGCACTGTGCTGCGATAGCGTTCCCAGTCGGTATAGCCACCAATAAATTCACGCCACTGTCCTTCGCCTTCAGCAACGATAACCTGAGTCACCACATTGTCGAGGAAAGTGCGGTCATGGCTGACCAGGAAAACGGTGCCAGTATATTCTTCCAGCAATTCTTCCAGCAACTCCAGCGTGTCGATATCCAGATCATTAGTCGGTTCATCCAGCACCAGCGCGTTGGCTGGCTTGGCAAACAGGCGGGCCAGCAACAGGCGGTTGCGTTCACCACCAGACAATGATTTAACCGGAGAACGTGCGCGTTCAGGGGCGAACAAAAAGTCGCCCAGATAAGACATCACATGCTTGCGTTGACCATTCACTTCTACCCAGTCACTACCTGGGGCGATTGTGTCCGCCAGGCTGGCTTCTTCATTCAATTGCGCACGCATTTGATCAAAGTAAGCGATCTGCAATTTGCTGCCTTGCTTGATGGTGCCACTGTCCGGTTCATCCTGCCCCAAAATCAGTTTCAGCAAGGTAGTTTTACCGGCACCATTTTGACCGATGAGACCAACCTTGTCGCCACGCAAAATAATGCTGGAGAAATCATCGATGATGACTTTCTCGCCAAAGCGCTTGCTGACGTTTTCCAGTTCTGCCACGATCTTTCCTGAGCGTTCACCAGAGCCTACATCCAGTTTGACCTGGCCTTGCTGTTCACGGCGGGCGCTACGTTGCAGGCGCAATTGTTCCAGGCGCTTGACGCGGCCTTCATCACGCACGCGGCGGGCTTTGACGCCTTTGCGTATCCAGATTTCTTCCTGCGCCAAAAATTTGTCAAACTTGGCGTTTTCCACTTCTTCATTTTCCAGCAAGTCTGCCTTGCGGGTCTGGTAAGTCGTGAAATTGCCAGGGAAAGAAGTCAGCTTGCCGCGATCCAGTTCTATGATGCGGGTCGCTACATTATCCAGAAAACTACGGTCATGGGTAATGAACAGCACGCTGCCTTTAAAGTCTTTCAGCAGGGCTTCTAGCCATTGTATCGATGAAAAATCCAGGTGATTGGTTGGTTCATCGAGCAGCAGTACATCCGGTGCGCTGACCAAGGCACAGGCCAGGGCCACGCGCTTTTTCATACCGCCCGACAAAGTGCCCATGATCGCGTCTTTTGACAGGTTCAGCTTGTCCAGCGTAGTTTCTACCTTGTTACCCAGACTCCAGGCATCAGCCGCATCCAGTTTTACCTGTATGTCATGCATGCGCTCCATCAGGGCGTCATCATTGTCACCGCCAAACTGGCCAGTCAGTGCTTCATATTCCTGCAACAGGGCAGGCAGCTCACCCAGACCGGAAGCCACAGCGTCGAATACGCTGAGTTCCATGTCAAATTGCGGTTCCTGCTCAACATAGGCGATCTGTATGCCTTGCTGCATGACCAGCAAGCCGTCATCAATCTTGGACGTGCGGGCAATGATCTTCAGTAAAGAAGACTTGCCAGTACCATTGCGCCCGATCAGGCCTACACGTTCGCCTGCCTCTATGGAAAACTCTGCATGATCGAGCAGAGCAACGTGACCGAATGCCAATTGGGCATCGCTTAATGAGATAACTGCCATAAAACCCTGTGGAACCGGCATCATGGAGATGCGCGGACATAAATTGGAGAAAAGCAGTATTGTACGCTAGGGGGCACCTAAACTCATCTGCTGAATTGATTGTTGGCCCAAGCTCAGGTAAGATGGCGGGCTGATTGAGAAATGCACAAGCAAATCCGGGCATTTTTCACCGTGTCTCGCCGTAGTTCAATGGATAGAACGTATGCCTCCTAAGCGTAAGATACAGGTTCGATTCCTGTCGGCGGGACCAGTTGCACATTCAGCAAACCATCAAAAACAGCAGAAAATCTAGTTAAATCAACGAGTTAAGTGAATTTTTAACTGTCCTTCTATTCTGCAAAATCCCGATAAATAACTATATTTTAGTTCTGTCTTTACACCGGATTTACACCATAATTACACCAGCATTTATTTTTGGGGTGATATATGGCTAGCTATACCAAACGTCAGGGCGCTTGGCGGGCTCAGGTTGTGATTAAGGGTATTCGACAAAATAAGACTTTTGCAACAAAAGCGCAAGCTATTGCCTGGGCGACGCAGGTTGAGGTAGATATCAGAAATAACCTGGTAACTGGCACGGTCCATGGTAAGACGTTGGAAGATGCTTGCCGCCGCTATGAGAAAGAAGTGTCACCTACCAAGCGTGGCCACCAGTGGGAAGTGAAGCGCCTCACCTGGATGTGTGACTATCAAGTATTCGGAAAGCGCCTCGGCGACTATGAGCTGGTGAACATCACCCCGGAAGTGCTGGGCAAATTCCGCGACATGCGCCTGGCGGGCACGCCTGAATGGCGGGCGGTGACCGGATCCACCTTTAACCGCGACCTTAATCTGCTGAGTAATGTATTTCACACTGCGGTCAAGGAATGGCAGTGGATTGTGCAAAGCCCCACACGTAACGTCAGGCGGCCTAAAGAATCACCTTCGCGTGACAGGTTGATATCGGATGATGAGATTGAGCGCATCAGCGTCAATCTGGGCTTTGATTTTCGGCCGGTGACGACCAAAAAACAGGCTGCTGGGGCTGCATTCTTATTTGCTATCGAGACAGCAATGCGCCAGGCGGAGATTTGTAGCCTGACCAACAAGTCGATCAAGGGGCGAGTCGCCCATCTGGATAGTACAAAGAATGGCTCAGAGCGTGATGTGCCCTTGTCGAAGGTAGCGCGGGAGATATTGGTCTGCCTGCCGGTGCAAGAAAAAGATGATGTCCCTCTGTTTTTGCAGACGCCGCCAAGGCTAAGCGCTATCTTTGCCAAGGCAACAGCCCAATGCCTGATTGAAAATCTCACCTTTCACGACACTCGCCATGAAGCCATCACGCGCCTAGCCAAGAAACTGAACGTGCTAGACCTGGCGCGCATGGTGGGGCATAAGGACTTGCGCATGCTGCAAATTTATTACAACGAGACTGCAGAAAACATGGCTGACAGGCTGGATTAGTGTTTCTCTTTGTATTTTTCCACCCAGGAGATGACCTCGGTGGCTTTATATAAGGGCTGGCCTTTGTGTCCCTTGGCAGAGGGAAGGCGCACCGCGCGCGGGAAATCAGGCAAGCAGGCCAGCCGTTCGCGAACCGTTGCCGGGTCGCGCTTGATGTACTCGGCTATCGTGCTGATGTCCCACATGTCAATGCTCAGCGGAATGGCTGGCTTGATGTGCCTTGCCACCGCACTGGCCAGGCGTTCAATAAGATCTGGTTCGTTTGTGTTCATGCTGTCCTCGATATCTTTTGTGTGTCTGTAGAGAACTCCACCATTGCGGCAATAAAGTCCTTCCACTCATGTCTTGTGAAATTCAGTGAAAGGGCTTGCTCGTCTCCCTCCCAAAGACCGCAGGCTTCGAGCGTCTGGCCTTCATGGTTCCACCAGGCTCCGCGAATTGATGTGCCCCAGTTCAGCCGCCCTGCAAAAAATGACATGTTGATCATGAGTAGGTACCATCGGTAATCATCTTCGTTTTCTGTGTAGCGGATGATTGTTTGGTTGCTGATTGCGGCGCAAACTTCCAATGCTTTGCGGGCAAACATCTCGCCTATATCGCTGTCGTAGGTCGTAAAGCAAAAAATGTAGTCGGCTAAAAATGCAGATCGGCTCATTTCATCATCCAACTCGCATTGAATGCGGTAGCTGTTT
This is a stretch of genomic DNA from Undibacterium sp. KW1. It encodes these proteins:
- a CDS encoding pyridoxal-dependent decarboxylase — its product is MTVPPKNSLDPDDWQALRAQGHRMLDDILDYAEHIRERPVWQVIPDEVRAKFQSGLPIAPAELGEVHQQFMKNILPYSVGNSHPGFMGWVQGGGSPVGTLAEMLAAGLNANLGGRDHIPIEVERQITRWVSELFHFPDTASGLFVTGTSMANFIAVLVARARTLGAEVRHQGLTAFPERLVAYTSAGAHGCVAQAMDMAGIGRNALRMIPMNGNFQMDVGALQAAIVADRAAGLTPFMLVGTAGSVDVGAIDDLQTLADVASTEKLWFHIDGAFGALGMLSPFIAARLVGIERADSIAFDFHKWLQVPYDAGFILVRDSDAHYATFATPASYLRRESKGLAGGSPWPCDFGPDLSRGFRALKTWFTLQVYGAERLGQMIAHTCELGQYLKASILAYPRFELMAPVALNIVCFRYLVDGLSDEALDALNARIVMALQESGIAAPSTTIINKRLAIRAAIVNHRTTSADIDALLNATLAIGEQIHTSRD
- a CDS encoding RimK family alpha-L-glutamate ligase, which produces MTNIDESLVAENKPAQSKLIGLAPLMRIAFSGGDLKPLGKELIAYAEKHPHDAHALMNLATVLILLGHRDAALSTQMEALRLQPLYSVPTTREPTLRLLALMTDGDLMANTPLEFLVEDSDIALDLLYVGAGIPAVEQLPPHDVMFVAVGEADDKNSLLLDLQEIIQTWPTPVLNAPERITHLGRDRACALLQDAPGVAMPTSARISRQTLEQIGSGEVAVSSILGGDDFPIIARPLGSHAGHGLRKVLSAEDVPDYLQAVPSEEFYIARFVDYRTLADGQFRKYRIILIDGKPFISHMGISKHWMIHYLNAGMTDSAEKRDEEARFMQSFDEDFVPRHATAFAEIFKRLDLDYVGIDCGETQDGKLLIFEVDSDMIVHAMDPVDMFPYKQEPMKKLFAAFRDLLIKTARMSPAYQG
- a CDS encoding isochorismatase family protein; translation: MNTLLIIDMQNAWLHGQTRRFDKVNVIKRIQRAVEHTREHGGQVIFVRHANDEALVGSAGWEVIPELPFAPGDVFVDKTACDSFAGTGLYTHLKVTGAHTLIVCGLTTEFCVDTTIRAAASHGFDVIALSDAHTTGDRPHMKAEKIVEHHNWVWSNIATPANSRIMVRTTAEVFGHHY
- a CDS encoding SDR family oxidoreductase, whose translation is MELKNTVAFVTGANRGLGLAFAKALQDAGVKKVYAAARNPAQITLPGLHPIQLDVTDQQQVLAAAQACGDVNLLINNAGIAQPSPFLASDSVAAIRTQFDTNFFGMLAMSQAFAPVLKANGGGALVNMLSVLSWINLAGINGYSASKAAAWSLTNGLRNELRAQGTLVVGVHAAFIDTDMTQHVAMPKSTPQQVALQVVEAIAEDREEVFADEITRQVKRALSLDSAPYLREGGQ
- a CDS encoding thioesterase, with protein sequence MSGLIRNFLTVILALFACCIVRRRATANATAGDRVTSYFWITPWDTGIRTLKSEKYFQFAESAQLDFVIKTALLRPMLSSGTAFVNVSQLASFMKPMQIFQRVRVETRIMHADEKCAYFSHAFYAGDALHVEPHAELLVKMKFKRGRLTVSPFELLGLRFDEPPAQLLAWEQAMAAMTSVRNASQ
- a CDS encoding SDR family oxidoreductase produces the protein MTKTAKVALVTGGSRGIGAATAKQLAAAGYVVCINYLHNHEAAQQVVQEIEAQGGTAIALQADVAIETEVVRLFNEIDARLGKLDALVNNAGILMQQCRLEDLTAERINRLLTTNVTSYFLCCREAVKRMSTRHGGKGGAIVNVSSAAARLGSAFEYIDYAATKGAIDTLTKGLSVEVAAEGIRVNSVRPGLIHTTMHADGGEANRVERLKTNVPMLRGGAPEEVASTISFLLSDAASYITGSFVDVSGGR
- a CDS encoding ATP-binding cassette domain-containing protein translates to MAVISLSDAQLAFGHVALLDHAEFSIEAGERVGLIGRNGTGKSSLLKIIARTSKIDDGLLVMQQGIQIAYVEQEPQFDMELSVFDAVASGLGELPALLQEYEALTGQFGGDNDDALMERMHDIQVKLDAADAWSLGNKVETTLDKLNLSKDAIMGTLSGGMKKRVALACALVSAPDVLLLDEPTNHLDFSSIQWLEALLKDFKGSVLFITHDRSFLDNVATRIIELDRGKLTSFPGNFTTYQTRKADLLENEEVENAKFDKFLAQEEIWIRKGVKARRVRDEGRVKRLEQLRLQRSARREQQGQVKLDVGSGERSGKIVAELENVSKRFGEKVIIDDFSSIILRGDKVGLIGQNGAGKTTLLKLILGQDEPDSGTIKQGSKLQIAYFDQMRAQLNEEASLADTIAPGSDWVEVNGQRKHVMSYLGDFLFAPERARSPVKSLSGGERNRLLLARLFAKPANALVLDEPTNDLDIDTLELLEELLEEYTGTVFLVSHDRTFLDNVVTQVIVAEGEGQWREFIGGYTDWERYRSTVPVTKAAKTEQKPSVAAVSTMSAPAAAKPKKLSYKEQRELEELPKLIASLEAEQASITEKLADANLYKNGPEQANLLNARHAEIDEQLLEALEKWEVIEARSKG
- a CDS encoding site-specific integrase, translated to MASYTKRQGAWRAQVVIKGIRQNKTFATKAQAIAWATQVEVDIRNNLVTGTVHGKTLEDACRRYEKEVSPTKRGHQWEVKRLTWMCDYQVFGKRLGDYELVNITPEVLGKFRDMRLAGTPEWRAVTGSTFNRDLNLLSNVFHTAVKEWQWIVQSPTRNVRRPKESPSRDRLISDDEIERISVNLGFDFRPVTTKKQAAGAAFLFAIETAMRQAEICSLTNKSIKGRVAHLDSTKNGSERDVPLSKVAREILVCLPVQEKDDVPLFLQTPPRLSAIFAKATAQCLIENLTFHDTRHEAITRLAKKLNVLDLARMVGHKDLRMLQIYYNETAENMADRLD